The following coding sequences lie in one Moritella sp. F3 genomic window:
- a CDS encoding methyl-accepting chemotaxis protein produces the protein MNFLSSFKGRIITVIMLLLITTLAISNFLSYRQLSTLMKADIDNYSTLKVSSTSDKVNAWFQTIKDGLVGTAPDFAISRSDDQINLMVQQINASTKATDILVGFEDGGSYSALSGKRFVSDYDPRGRDWYIEAKRQGKTIITPMYKDAFTQNLLVSIAEPFYKNGQLQGVLLADIELNILEDIVKASAFAHATTSLFDEYGTAIASTDKIEKPGESKLADEVAFTQLQQKMLAEDHGKLTLSVNGKDKISYFESVKLNDKLSWHILVTLDKQGHHAVIDESLEDSIMTAVILIIIVSLLIYVALNKLYQPIIALKSTIQDLAQGNGDLTQRLQVTSKDDLGQIAEGVNTFIINLQTIMLDISQSTTHISAGIEQLRSQTEHNNTVLIDHASETDQVVVAVTEMSSTADSVAQSAAQSATFTQKSTDEAHQSKSVVEGAVRGVADLVNEVEAMALNIQTMNEDTHKISTVLSVIGEIADQTNLLALNAAIEAARAGEQGRGFAVVADEVRTLAARTQQSTSEINEMLTRLRGGADTVVKAMDITKASCQQTADTTASVNDSLDSMTNSVMQINDLGIQIATAAEEQSSVTEEINRNMTMIQNMVAQLTENGDKTMDSTHTLASSNEQLVAIVAQFKLR, from the coding sequence GTGAATTTTTTATCAAGTTTTAAAGGCCGGATAATTACAGTAATTATGTTACTGCTCATCACGACGCTAGCAATATCGAATTTTCTGTCTTATCGCCAACTATCAACATTAATGAAGGCTGACATAGATAACTATTCAACTCTAAAGGTTAGTAGTACATCAGATAAAGTTAATGCATGGTTTCAAACAATCAAAGATGGTCTAGTGGGTACAGCGCCTGACTTTGCTATTTCTCGCAGTGATGACCAGATCAATCTCATGGTGCAGCAAATCAACGCATCAACCAAAGCAACCGATATTCTTGTTGGCTTTGAAGACGGTGGTTCTTACAGCGCACTATCCGGTAAACGTTTTGTAAGCGATTACGACCCTCGTGGCCGTGATTGGTACATAGAAGCAAAACGCCAAGGAAAAACCATCATAACCCCTATGTATAAAGATGCTTTCACCCAAAACTTGCTCGTCAGCATTGCTGAACCTTTCTACAAGAATGGTCAATTACAAGGTGTATTACTTGCCGATATCGAATTGAATATTCTGGAAGACATAGTCAAAGCATCCGCGTTTGCACATGCAACTACCAGTTTGTTTGACGAATATGGTACGGCTATCGCATCAACAGATAAAATTGAAAAGCCAGGTGAATCTAAACTTGCTGACGAAGTCGCCTTTACACAACTACAGCAAAAAATGTTAGCTGAAGATCACGGTAAATTAACCTTATCTGTAAATGGTAAGGACAAGATCAGCTATTTTGAGTCCGTTAAGCTCAACGATAAATTAAGCTGGCACATCCTCGTTACATTAGATAAACAAGGTCACCATGCTGTTATCGACGAAAGCTTGGAAGATTCAATAATGACTGCGGTTATTTTAATTATTATCGTATCGCTACTAATATATGTTGCTCTTAATAAGCTTTACCAACCTATTATTGCATTAAAATCGACGATTCAAGATCTCGCACAAGGTAACGGTGATTTAACGCAGCGCTTGCAAGTAACCAGTAAAGATGATTTAGGTCAGATAGCTGAAGGTGTAAATACCTTTATTATCAACCTACAAACCATCATGCTAGATATATCGCAATCGACAACACATATTTCGGCAGGCATTGAACAGTTACGCTCACAAACAGAACATAACAACACCGTGTTAATCGATCATGCAAGTGAAACAGATCAGGTTGTTGTGGCTGTAACAGAGATGAGTTCGACAGCAGACAGTGTTGCGCAAAGTGCTGCCCAAAGCGCTACCTTCACACAAAAATCAACCGATGAAGCGCACCAATCTAAAAGTGTCGTAGAAGGGGCTGTAAGGGGTGTAGCCGACTTGGTTAATGAAGTTGAAGCGATGGCATTGAATATCCAAACCATGAATGAAGACACCCATAAAATCAGTACTGTATTAAGTGTCATCGGTGAAATTGCAGATCAAACTAACCTACTTGCACTAAACGCAGCGATTGAAGCAGCGCGTGCGGGTGAACAAGGTCGAGGTTTCGCTGTTGTTGCAGATGAAGTGCGCACGCTTGCCGCAAGAACGCAGCAAAGTACCTCTGAAATTAATGAAATGCTAACGCGCTTACGTGGTGGTGCGGATACTGTTGTAAAAGCAATGGATATAACCAAAGCAAGTTGCCAACAAACAGCGGATACAACAGCCAGTGTCAATGATAGTCTTGATTCAATGACGAATTCGGTCATGCAAATTAATGACCTCGGTATTCAGATTGCTACTGCCGCAGAAGAACAAAGTTCAGTTACCGAAGAAATAAACCGTAACATGACCATGATTCAGAATATGGTCGCGCAATTAACTGAAAATGGTGACAAGACTATGGACAGTACCCATACGCTTGCGAGTTCAAACGAGCAGCTTGTGGCTATCGTGGCACAATTTAAATTGCGCTAA
- a CDS encoding methyl-accepting chemotaxis protein: MNFLSSFKGRIITVVMLLVISSLVIASFISYRQLSTSIVGNIDKYSHLQVDSTANKINSWFQSIKKGLITTAPDFAVPRDDTQLLLMVKQLSLATDANDILAAYEDGTAITAIDGKLSLDSYDPRVRDWYKDAKQKGSTIITGIYSDATTGGLMISIAEPFYYNSQFTGVLLADIRLETVSNFIQNSTFENTTLNLYDMTGMTIASTDNRQVVGKPLDSANAAFTPFKNTLSNNQKGTFEFNQGQVTTLAYFTTLNLDDSISWKVAITVDKSSHFIEIAESLDSAFITGLILVILACIIILVALNRLYQPILSLKETIVDLAEGNADLTRRIKVQSNDDLGQIAEAVNKFTANLQSMMLEISQSTEYISGGINALRSQTEHNNNVLLDHASETEQIVVAITEMSSTADSVAQSAAQSATFTQKSTDEAKRSKEVVQGAVYGVAELVTEVDTMAFSIQTMNEDTNKISSVLSVIGEIADQTNLLALNAAIEAARAGDQGRGFAVVADEVRTLAARTQQSTSEINDMLTRLRNGADSVVKAMHTTKASCEQTAETTESVNLSLDSMTESVLQINDLGIQIATAAEEQSSVTEEINRNMTSIQTMVHQLTNNSDKTLTSSHDLAKNNAHLMAIVSQFKLK; this comes from the coding sequence GTGAATTTTTTATCTAGTTTTAAAGGACGTATCATTACAGTTGTAATGCTACTTGTTATTTCATCGCTGGTGATTGCTAGTTTTATTTCTTATCGACAATTATCTACTTCTATTGTAGGTAACATTGATAAATATTCACACTTACAAGTTGATAGTACCGCAAATAAAATAAACAGCTGGTTTCAAAGCATTAAAAAAGGCCTTATAACGACCGCACCAGACTTTGCAGTACCACGTGATGATACCCAGCTATTACTTATGGTGAAACAATTATCCCTCGCTACTGACGCTAATGACATATTGGCCGCTTATGAAGATGGTACAGCCATTACAGCAATAGACGGAAAACTAAGTTTAGATAGCTATGATCCACGAGTCCGCGACTGGTATAAAGACGCGAAACAAAAAGGTTCGACAATCATAACAGGGATCTACAGTGACGCGACAACGGGTGGATTGATGATCAGTATCGCTGAACCTTTTTATTATAATAGTCAATTTACTGGTGTGTTATTAGCTGATATCCGCTTAGAGACTGTCAGCAACTTTATTCAAAATTCCACATTTGAAAATACCACGCTTAATTTATACGACATGACAGGCATGACGATTGCGTCAACAGATAATCGTCAAGTTGTAGGTAAGCCTTTAGACTCTGCTAATGCTGCCTTTACCCCATTTAAAAACACGCTATCAAATAATCAAAAAGGCACGTTTGAATTTAACCAGGGTCAGGTAACAACACTTGCTTATTTCACGACATTAAACCTAGATGATAGTATTTCTTGGAAAGTAGCGATCACAGTAGACAAGTCATCTCACTTCATCGAAATAGCCGAAAGTTTAGACAGTGCATTCATTACTGGGCTTATCCTTGTCATCTTGGCCTGCATTATCATTTTAGTGGCGTTAAACCGTTTATATCAACCTATCTTATCGTTAAAAGAAACCATTGTAGATTTAGCTGAGGGTAACGCCGACTTAACCCGCCGAATTAAGGTTCAGAGTAACGATGATTTGGGTCAAATAGCTGAAGCAGTAAACAAATTTACCGCTAATTTACAAAGTATGATGTTAGAAATATCCCAGTCAACAGAGTACATATCCGGTGGTATTAATGCGCTGCGTTCGCAAACAGAGCATAATAATAATGTCCTGCTAGATCACGCCAGTGAAACTGAACAAATTGTTGTTGCGATCACCGAGATGAGTTCGACAGCTGATAGTGTTGCTCAGAGTGCAGCTCAGTCTGCAACCTTTACACAAAAATCAACAGATGAAGCGAAACGCTCAAAAGAAGTAGTTCAAGGTGCTGTCTATGGTGTGGCAGAGCTTGTGACGGAGGTTGACACTATGGCTTTCAGTATCCAAACCATGAATGAAGATACCAATAAGATCAGTTCAGTACTCAGTGTCATTGGTGAAATCGCCGACCAAACTAACTTGCTTGCACTAAACGCCGCTATTGAAGCAGCCCGCGCAGGTGATCAAGGTCGTGGCTTTGCTGTTGTTGCTGATGAAGTAAGAACATTAGCGGCAAGAACACAGCAAAGTACATCAGAAATTAATGACATGCTAACGCGTTTACGTAATGGTGCAGATTCCGTTGTGAAAGCAATGCATACAACAAAAGCAAGCTGTGAGCAAACAGCTGAAACGACTGAAAGTGTTAATCTCAGTTTAGATTCAATGACTGAGTCGGTATTACAAATTAATGACCTTGGCATTCAGATTGCAACAGCAGCCGAAGAACAAAGTTCAGTCACAGAAGAAATTAACCGTAATATGACATCAATTCAAACCATGGTGCATCAGTTAACAAATAACAGTGACAAAACGCTTACTAGCTCGCATGATCTTGCAAAGAACAATGCTCATTTAATGGCGATAGTAAGTCAGTTTAAATTAAAATAA